The Terrirubrum flagellatum nucleotide sequence ATTTGCTTCGCAAGAATCGATTCGAATTTCTCCCGCGTCATGCCGGGACGCGAGAGAACGCGCGCGCGTTGAATCTCTGCGGGGGCCGTAATGACAACGACGGCGTCACAGCGTTTTTCGCCGCCGCTCTCGAACAGCAAGGGAATATCGAGCACAATGAGCGGATGTCCTGCGCGTTTCGATTCGGAAACGAAGCGATCGCTCTCTACGCGCACGAGCGGATGCACGATTCCTTCCAGAGTCCGAATCGCCTCCGAATTGTTGAGCACGCGCTGGGAGAGCAAGGCGCGATCGATCGCGCCGTCCTTCGCCACGCCGGGAAAAGCGGCTTCGACGGGCGCGACCGCAGCGCCGGAATAGAGCGCGTGAACCACGGCGTCCGAATCATGCACGGGAACGCCGCGCGCGCGAAACATTTCGGCGGTCGCCGATTTGCCCATGCCAATCGAGCCGGTGAGCCCGAGGAT carries:
- the coaE gene encoding dephospho-CoA kinase (Dephospho-CoA kinase (CoaE) performs the final step in coenzyme A biosynthesis.), with translation MFILGLTGSIGMGKSATAEMFRARGVPVHDSDAVVHALYSGAAVAPVEAAFPGVAKDGAIDRALLSQRVLNNSEAIRTLEGIVHPLVRVESDRFVSESKRAGHPLIVLDIPLLFESGGEKRCDAVVVITAPAEIQRARVLSRPGMTREKFESILAKQMPDAEKRQRAHFLVDTSLGFDSARRAVGDILRALAGRPGRAN